From one Planktothrix agardhii NIES-204 genomic stretch:
- the aerK2 gene encoding isopentenyl-dephosphate delta-isomerase, with protein MGAIGTRPFLVAAIESEVAVDELVKLLIAELEIVLFCTGNPNLSALKTSGVLKLC; from the coding sequence ATGGGTGCAATCGGGACTCGACCGTTTCTGGTAGCAGCCATTGAATCAGAAGTCGCCGTTGATGAGTTGGTGAAATTGTTAATTGCTGAACTTGAAATTGTTCTATTTTGCACTGGAAATCCTAATTTATCCGCCCTTAAAACTTCAGGAGTATTAAAACTATGTTAA
- the aerK1 gene encoding isopentenyl-dephosphate delta-isomerase translates to MSPPNLPSEIENRKSEHLRVCIEEDVEFQQLTSGLEKYRFTHCCLPELDRSDIELGTTFLGKSLKAPILISSMTGGTELAHLVNTRLATVAQRYGLAMGVGSQRIALEQPELAPTFAVRSLAPDILLLANLGAVQLNYGCGLEDCLKLVELLEADALILHLNPLQEWVQSGLDRFW, encoded by the coding sequence ATGTCACCGCCTAATCTTCCCAGTGAAATTGAAAATCGTAAAAGCGAACATCTGCGAGTTTGTATCGAAGAAGATGTAGAATTTCAACAACTTACAAGCGGTTTAGAAAAATATCGTTTTACCCATTGTTGTCTTCCTGAACTTGACCGTAGCGATATTGAACTGGGGACAACCTTTTTAGGGAAATCTCTAAAAGCTCCAATTCTGATCTCTTCCATGACCGGAGGAACCGAATTAGCCCATTTAGTCAACACCCGATTAGCAACGGTCGCTCAACGCTATGGTTTAGCGATGGGAGTCGGTTCTCAACGCATTGCACTCGAACAACCGGAATTAGCGCCGACCTTTGCAGTCCGTTCTCTGGCGCCAGATATTCTCCTGTTAGCAAATTTAGGGGCTGTACAGTTAAATTACGGCTGCGGTTTAGAAGACTGTTTAAAACTGGTGGAATTATTAGAAGCTGATGCCTTAATTCTCCATCTCAATCCTTTACAAGAATGGGTGCAATCGGGACTCGACCGTTTCTGGTAG
- the aerD gene encoding hypothetical protein (bacilysin biosynthesis protein BacA homolog) — protein MLKFSMELCYPQPNVKTLTVGTLGPKETSSEQTLNYLISQWKLQQISVNSHLFDSFTELKESLLQDHVDLALVPHAYERINDFYMEPSFKLGFIFTYPTPVYGLAKRKNEEIVLENCTLVTHPAPLPLLPYLLPGDLNQNKIKIKFVNSTSVAAIQVKQGLADLAITNENALREYDLEFISQYGKIEMSWSLFHKKENSMIQNIYLPGHT, from the coding sequence ATGTTAAAGTTTTCCATGGAATTGTGTTATCCCCAACCGAATGTCAAAACCTTAACCGTTGGCACATTGGGGCCAAAAGAAACCAGTAGTGAACAAACCTTAAATTATCTAATTTCTCAATGGAAATTACAGCAGATTTCGGTTAATAGCCATTTATTTGATAGCTTTACAGAGTTAAAGGAATCTTTACTCCAAGATCACGTAGATTTGGCATTAGTTCCCCATGCCTATGAAAGAATTAATGATTTCTATATGGAACCGAGTTTTAAACTAGGTTTTATCTTTACCTATCCCACACCTGTTTACGGATTAGCCAAGCGAAAAAATGAAGAAATCGTTTTAGAAAATTGTACCCTGGTCACTCATCCCGCTCCTCTTCCTTTACTTCCTTATTTATTACCGGGCGACCTGAATCAAAACAAGATTAAAATCAAATTTGTCAATTCTACCAGTGTTGCCGCTATTCAAGTTAAACAAGGGTTAGCAGATTTAGCCATTACCAATGAAAATGCCCTCCGAGAATATGATTTAGAATTTATTTCACAATATGGTAAAATTGAGATGAGTTGGTCTTTATTCCACAAAAAGGAAAACAGCATGATTCAAAATATTTATTTACCTGGACACACCTAA